One genomic region from Shewanella aestuarii encodes:
- a CDS encoding multidrug effflux MFS transporter, with protein MRRHLLPLLMLMVVLSPLAIDIYLPSMPTMALEFGVTDSQIQSTLVLFMFSMGLGQLLIGPLADRFGRRPVAIFGIVLYGVSSLLAAYSIDFELLQLARVFQGLAACSTSIVVFSAVRDCYTSKESATMYSYLNGMICVIPALAPTLGGMLALQFGWRSTFLFMVAYAIVVLIIVGFKFPETRPLNTDSSGKLYNWARYKPVISDAHFMFYATACMIAMASILCYVSYSPVWLIGKLGISELAFSGLFGVNALVNIVACFAAPVLIKRIGNRPGVIVALSVMVLSAVIEIIMQLVGPETGLAAGMAFMLPMMLLCIGFAILLGPATSMALAGFGERAGTATAMLGCIQMMGASVITGLIQMTSIPAPYAVALVMGGFSCLLLCIMAMSRFNHWHQEQHV; from the coding sequence ATGCGACGTCATTTGTTGCCTTTGTTAATGCTGATGGTGGTATTAAGCCCGTTAGCCATTGATATTTATTTACCTTCCATGCCAACGATGGCGCTGGAGTTCGGCGTAACGGATAGCCAGATACAATCAACTTTAGTGTTATTTATGTTTTCGATGGGGCTAGGTCAGCTATTGATAGGCCCTTTAGCGGATCGATTTGGTCGAAGGCCTGTCGCCATATTCGGTATTGTACTGTACGGTGTCAGTAGCTTGCTGGCGGCATATTCGATTGATTTTGAGCTACTGCAATTGGCTCGAGTGTTTCAAGGGTTAGCGGCTTGCTCAACCTCAATTGTGGTATTTAGTGCGGTGCGTGACTGCTACACCAGTAAAGAAAGCGCCACTATGTACAGTTATCTCAATGGAATGATCTGTGTTATTCCTGCGTTAGCCCCCACCTTAGGTGGGATGTTAGCTTTGCAGTTTGGCTGGCGCTCAACGTTTTTGTTTATGGTAGCTTACGCCATTGTGGTGCTGATAATCGTTGGTTTTAAATTTCCTGAAACCCGCCCATTAAACACTGACTCAAGTGGAAAATTATATAACTGGGCTAGATATAAGCCGGTAATTAGCGACGCTCATTTTATGTTTTATGCTACTGCCTGCATGATCGCTATGGCATCGATCCTTTGTTATGTGTCTTATTCACCCGTGTGGTTGATTGGTAAGCTAGGTATTTCAGAGCTTGCCTTTAGTGGTTTGTTTGGAGTCAATGCATTGGTCAATATAGTAGCTTGTTTTGCTGCGCCGGTATTAATAAAGCGGATTGGCAATCGCCCCGGGGTGATCGTTGCGTTAAGTGTTATGGTGTTATCAGCAGTGATTGAAATCATCATGCAACTCGTAGGTCCTGAGACTGGATTAGCAGCTGGGATGGCCTTTATGTTACCTATGATGTTGCTATGTATTGGTTTTGCTATTTTACTTGGCCCTGCGACTTCAATGGCTTTAGCAGGCTTTGGAGAAAGAGCGGGGACCGCGACTGCGATGCTAGGTTGTATACAAATGATGGGAGCATCAGTCATTACCGGTTTGATTCAAATGACCTCTATTCCGGCCCCTTATGCCGTAGCATTGGTGATGGGCGGATTTAGCTGTTTATTGTTGTGCATTATGGCAATGAGCCGCTTTAATCATTGGCATCAAGAGCAGCATGTGTAA
- a CDS encoding LysR family transcriptional regulator: protein MNLDNLSRIDLNLLVTLQVLLEEQSVTRAAHRLHLSQSALSKSLQRLRETLDDPLFQRTAHGLKPTAHALALGQQLPQVLQHLYQLTQPPSFTPQTSERHFSFSIVESAYETLFPYFIGPLIQQAPQVKLDSYVWTEKSMHDLQQGQIDIGIAGRDIQSPLTATTDNLADGIECQTLFNDHQVCLVRENHPILEQINKGKWDMQTYLSLRHVQVRCEGNKWWALDYYLANKNLHRDLSATVPDFYGAASICAHTDLIFTLPSSFAKHAQKLYPLTQITLPFEFMPMAYVLMWHERNNQEPGHQWLREMIFNSVSQATP from the coding sequence ATGAATTTAGACAACCTTTCTCGTATTGATTTAAACCTATTGGTGACACTGCAAGTGTTGCTAGAAGAGCAAAGTGTCACACGTGCAGCACACCGTTTGCATCTTAGCCAATCAGCTTTAAGTAAAAGTTTGCAACGCTTACGAGAAACTCTAGATGACCCATTATTCCAACGTACCGCCCATGGCTTAAAACCCACTGCACACGCGTTAGCCTTAGGGCAGCAATTACCTCAAGTTTTGCAGCATTTATATCAGCTAACCCAGCCGCCAAGTTTTACCCCGCAAACCAGTGAGCGACATTTTTCATTTTCGATAGTTGAAAGTGCTTACGAGACGTTATTCCCGTATTTTATCGGGCCATTAATTCAGCAAGCGCCTCAGGTTAAATTGGATTCTTATGTATGGACTGAGAAGTCGATGCACGATTTACAACAAGGCCAAATCGACATTGGTATTGCAGGGCGTGATATTCAATCACCACTCACAGCAACCACCGATAACCTTGCCGATGGCATTGAATGCCAAACCCTATTTAATGATCATCAAGTGTGTTTGGTGCGCGAAAACCACCCCATTCTAGAGCAAATAAACAAGGGCAAATGGGATATGCAAACCTATTTAAGCTTACGCCATGTGCAAGTGCGCTGTGAAGGCAACAAGTGGTGGGCATTAGATTATTACCTTGCCAACAAAAACTTACACCGAGACTTATCCGCAACCGTACCCGACTTTTACGGTGCCGCCAGTATTTGTGCTCACACAGATTTAATATTCACTTTACCTTCAAGCTTTGCCAAGCATGCGCAAAAGCTCTATCCATTAACGCAAATTACCTTGCCATTTGAATTTATGCCCATGGCCTATGTTTTAATGTGGCACGAAAGAAACAACCAAGAGCCCGGTCATCAATGGCTGCGAGAGATGATATTTAATAGCGTGAGCCAAGCGACACCCTAA
- a CDS encoding DUF4145 domain-containing protein, whose translation MKGNCLITDIEFVSQFSTELGEDYACAKSYVRDIPTQALVFVRSFTHKLAALVAKQQQLQFTSPNLYDRIEQLNQHRLLDVTAIRAMHKLRADGNRGAHPEKYHLTQAQLVALAEKSIHQILALVSKVSAQLCEQALPKYRFVAFDSFAGRDLCYRAMMHNDHHAQYLVAMSFKAQALMAQEQANTVSLDQTSVDNTAAEVQRLFSQAAYWFAQAAPFEDAALFEHGVSLLHGYDQISAVANAHPSKEDAQAQQKAQSKQGELFIAKAASVGVVEAQALLGYFYLVGSQAFKVDLAKAQTLLTQAAEAENVEAMSNLGVLFYQSQQLEQAYLWVNKAAQSGYPHAMYHLALMLANGEGCQQDEAESDRWLQEAASQGQLDAMLHCATQILHDDCASKEALVKAEAYLHDVIKYGHNVAAMIELSVALADGILGRIDVMQSAYLLTQAKLHAMQNSNEIQLQVIEPLWQSLLMQIERVIELTPSEDELTALLEAKRLLI comes from the coding sequence TTGAAGGGGAATTGTTTGATAACCGATATTGAGTTTGTTAGTCAATTCTCAACGGAGCTGGGTGAGGATTATGCCTGTGCGAAAAGTTATGTCAGGGATATTCCCACTCAAGCGTTGGTATTTGTCCGCAGTTTTACTCATAAATTAGCTGCATTAGTGGCTAAGCAACAACAGCTGCAATTTACCAGTCCTAATTTGTATGATCGCATTGAGCAATTGAATCAACATCGATTGCTTGATGTGACCGCCATTCGTGCAATGCATAAGCTTCGGGCAGACGGTAATCGCGGTGCTCATCCTGAAAAATACCATTTAACTCAAGCACAGTTAGTGGCGCTTGCGGAAAAGTCTATTCATCAAATATTGGCTTTAGTCAGCAAAGTTTCTGCTCAGCTATGTGAGCAGGCTTTACCTAAATATCGCTTTGTGGCCTTTGATTCATTTGCCGGACGTGACTTGTGTTATCGCGCCATGATGCACAATGATCACCATGCGCAATATTTGGTGGCCATGTCGTTTAAAGCCCAAGCGTTAATGGCACAAGAACAAGCCAATACCGTAAGCCTTGATCAAACGTCAGTAGATAATACTGCTGCAGAAGTGCAGCGTTTGTTCAGTCAGGCTGCTTACTGGTTTGCTCAGGCTGCACCCTTTGAAGATGCTGCATTATTTGAGCATGGCGTGAGCCTTTTACATGGTTATGATCAGATTTCTGCTGTGGCAAACGCACACCCATCAAAAGAGGATGCTCAAGCTCAACAAAAAGCACAAAGTAAGCAGGGCGAGCTTTTCATTGCCAAAGCGGCAAGTGTTGGCGTGGTTGAAGCACAAGCTTTGTTGGGGTATTTCTATTTGGTGGGAAGCCAAGCATTTAAGGTAGATTTGGCCAAAGCGCAGACATTACTGACCCAAGCTGCTGAGGCTGAAAATGTTGAAGCCATGTCGAACTTAGGGGTGCTGTTTTATCAGTCGCAACAGCTTGAGCAAGCCTATCTGTGGGTCAATAAAGCTGCGCAATCTGGCTACCCGCATGCCATGTATCACTTGGCGTTAATGCTTGCTAATGGTGAAGGTTGCCAGCAGGATGAGGCTGAAAGTGACAGATGGTTACAAGAGGCCGCAAGCCAAGGTCAGTTAGATGCCATGCTGCACTGCGCAACGCAAATATTGCATGATGATTGTGCTTCTAAGGAGGCATTAGTCAAAGCGGAAGCTTATCTGCATGATGTGATTAAATATGGCCATAATGTGGCCGCAATGATTGAGCTTAGTGTGGCGTTGGCTGATGGGATTTTAGGTAGAATTGATGTGATGCAATCAGCCTATTTACTGACTCAAGCTAAACTTCATGCAATGCAAAATAGTAACGAGATTCAGCTGCAAGTGATTGAGCCATTATGGCAATCACTATTAATGCAAATTGAGCGGGTGATTGAGCTAACCCCTTCTGAAGATGAGTTAACGGCGTTATTAGAAGCTAAGCGTTTGCTTATCTGA
- a CDS encoding DUF2780 domain-containing protein, translating into MNRLIIASTILSATLLTSPAQAGWLDKVTDTAAKTVTENSGVAGGFADNALVGNVMSQLGLNETQAAGGLGSLLSLAQSNLGDNDFSQLSDSIPGTDALLAAVPSLDSSSGMSGLLSKAGDIGASLQGSAMVYDTFEKLGISKDYIVPMVDIAKQYLQSQSGDGTVDLLMKGLGSIL; encoded by the coding sequence ATGAATCGCTTGATCATTGCTAGCACTATTTTATCTGCCACATTATTAACCTCGCCAGCCCAAGCGGGATGGTTAGACAAGGTCACCGACACAGCGGCTAAAACCGTTACTGAAAACTCAGGTGTTGCTGGCGGTTTTGCGGATAACGCTCTTGTGGGTAATGTGATGTCACAACTAGGCTTGAATGAGACACAAGCTGCGGGCGGTTTAGGTTCATTACTTAGCTTGGCGCAATCAAATTTAGGCGATAATGATTTTAGCCAGCTTAGCGACAGTATTCCGGGTACCGATGCCTTACTTGCTGCCGTGCCTAGCTTAGATTCAAGCTCTGGCATGTCAGGTTTACTATCTAAGGCCGGTGATATTGGTGCCTCACTGCAAGGCAGTGCCATGGTATATGACACGTTCGAAAAGTTGGGTATTTCAAAAGATTACATTGTCCCTATGGTAGATATTGCCAAACAATATCTACAAAGCCAATCTGGCGATGGCACAGTTGATTTGTTAATGAAAGGCCTAGGCTCTATTTTATAA
- a CDS encoding TerB family tellurite resistance protein → MIAKLKQFLQSHSQAISPEDKAKQLNLAAATLLLEVVYADETFNQFEIELLPQMLMDTLGTSQTQAQELIAEATKVRGNATSLFEFTAEINEQFSLEEKQQLLLAMWRLAYADGELSQYEDQIIRRTSDLLYLKHSELIQMRNIAIQQTTSD, encoded by the coding sequence ATGATCGCCAAATTGAAACAATTTCTTCAATCACACTCACAAGCTATCAGCCCTGAAGACAAAGCCAAACAGCTTAATTTAGCCGCAGCAACATTATTGCTTGAAGTGGTTTATGCCGATGAAACCTTCAATCAGTTCGAAATTGAGCTACTGCCACAAATGTTGATGGATACCTTAGGGACCTCTCAAACTCAGGCCCAAGAATTAATTGCTGAGGCTACCAAAGTGCGCGGTAATGCTACGTCCTTATTTGAATTTACCGCTGAAATTAACGAGCAATTTAGCTTAGAAGAAAAACAGCAATTATTGCTAGCCATGTGGCGTCTAGCTTATGCAGATGGTGAATTGTCGCAATATGAAGACCAAATCATTCGCCGCACCTCAGATTTACTTTATCTCAAGCACAGCGAACTGATTCAAATGCGTAATATTGCTATTCAGCAAACAACCTCTGATTAA
- a CDS encoding Lrp/AsnC family transcriptional regulator, which produces MDKFDKAIINQLRHNARQSVSTIAEQVNLSRSAVTDRIKKLESNRVIRGYLVLLSESQKAVVSAYFEIQHQCARCADVVHVFHTIPEIISCHGITGEMDLLVYVRCESMQRLHEIREHIDAQDDIIKVNSPATSLRSDHQVFSTDSIKTHVVLSEWINNHP; this is translated from the coding sequence ATGGACAAGTTTGATAAGGCCATCATTAATCAATTGCGTCACAATGCACGCCAAAGTGTTTCAACTATTGCGGAACAGGTCAACTTATCCCGCAGTGCAGTTACCGACAGAATTAAAAAGCTCGAAAGTAATAGGGTAATTCGTGGGTATCTGGTACTACTGAGTGAGTCTCAAAAAGCGGTCGTCTCGGCGTATTTTGAAATTCAACATCAATGTGCCCGTTGTGCAGATGTGGTACATGTTTTTCACACAATCCCCGAAATTATTTCTTGTCATGGCATAACCGGCGAGATGGATTTGCTGGTTTATGTACGCTGTGAGTCAATGCAACGTTTGCATGAAATACGTGAACATATTGATGCACAGGACGATATTATCAAAGTGAACTCCCCCGCGACATCGCTTCGCTCGGATCACCAGGTTTTCTCGACAGATTCGATAAAAACCCATGTGGTACTCAGTGAATGGATTAACAATCACCCTTAA
- a CDS encoding HDOD domain-containing protein encodes MQSAALLNRVDELPRLPKAISELLEAVNDESSSIRSISAKVAQDPLISARVLRLANSAHFGRSREVGSIEDAVIRLGMQTLRTLVIASAVVGAIPKVEGIDLAAFWGETFEVALYSQELAKRCGVGPDEAFTCGILHRIGDLLIATVEPSLAAQIRAAAEQGGDTQDLETKLLGFDSPSVGALLANNWKFAPSLVAGIEFQRNPLLAEPASKLAVIIYLSNQIFTHWDDDRGEEPFTAWLAVLANKAGIIKMDMSGLTDKLIDLRGKGLEIGQQLA; translated from the coding sequence ATGCAGTCTGCGGCATTGTTAAATAGAGTTGATGAGTTACCTCGCTTACCTAAAGCAATTAGTGAATTATTAGAAGCTGTAAATGATGAAAGCAGTTCGATAAGAAGTATTTCTGCCAAAGTGGCTCAAGATCCATTAATTAGCGCGCGGGTGCTGCGTTTAGCTAACTCAGCCCATTTTGGTCGCAGTCGTGAAGTGGGCTCGATTGAGGATGCAGTGATCCGCTTAGGAATGCAAACATTGCGTACCCTAGTGATAGCCTCCGCTGTTGTTGGCGCTATTCCTAAAGTTGAGGGTATTGATTTAGCGGCTTTTTGGGGAGAAACCTTTGAAGTGGCTTTATATAGTCAAGAGTTGGCTAAACGCTGTGGTGTCGGACCTGACGAGGCATTTACCTGCGGTATATTGCATCGCATTGGTGATTTGTTAATTGCAACGGTTGAGCCCTCTTTAGCTGCACAAATTCGTGCCGCGGCTGAGCAGGGGGGCGACACGCAAGATTTAGAAACTAAGCTACTGGGGTTTGATTCGCCATCAGTGGGCGCATTATTGGCAAACAACTGGAAATTCGCGCCCTCTTTAGTTGCGGGTATTGAGTTTCAGCGTAATCCTTTATTGGCCGAGCCAGCTTCAAAATTAGCCGTGATAATTTATTTGTCGAATCAAATTTTCACCCATTGGGATGATGACCGTGGTGAAGAGCCTTTCACTGCTTGGCTGGCTGTGCTTGCTAATAAAGCCGGTATTATTAAAATGGATATGTCTGGCTTAACGGACAAACTGATTGATTTACGTGGTAAAGGCCTAGAGATAGGGCAGCAATTAGCTTAA
- the menD gene encoding 2-succinyl-5-enolpyruvyl-6-hydroxy-3-cyclohexene-1-carboxylic-acid synthase: protein MQQQSSADINLLWGQLILEELTRLGVKHVCMAPGSRSTPLTLAAAAQTSLTRHVHFDERGLGFMALGLAKATNAPVAIITTSGTAVANLYPAIVEAWLTHVPLIVLSGDRPSELIDCGANQAIIQPAIFANYAAQVNLPTPDLAFPASALLTTIDQAISQHRQPVHINCMYREPFYPNKVTSLPQTLKQAPVVIEQYLTPIRAWLNHRHPYSLYHPQQGAVLPTDDSLKRFAHGKGVIVVGTLSPQDKPEQIIDLAQKLAWPIVVDAQSQLRQHSSVIGHVDQLLLNPKAAKLLEQADRVLVFGGRFISKRLINFLANQTWHCYWQVLPSASRLDPSHQSKQIWQTSVSNFSALNWPRSSSADWGIALLKHNEVLEALFEQHIDQTHFGEAQTIRWVAKQQSAEHILFIGNSLPIRLYDMYAPIGPALPQIYTNRGASGIDGIIATSAGIALDQQRPMTLIIGDISCLHDINSLAMLKQVTSPYVLIVLNNDGGNIFNLLPVPTEELRADFYRLSHGLEFGYGAAMFGLAYRQVDDLQSLTEAYQEAMEFNYASVIEVNVSPNQASDQISQISQWVRQH, encoded by the coding sequence ATGCAACAGCAGAGCAGTGCCGATATAAACCTATTATGGGGTCAGTTGATCCTAGAAGAATTAACCCGTTTAGGGGTTAAACATGTGTGCATGGCACCGGGGTCCCGTTCAACCCCATTAACCCTAGCCGCAGCGGCGCAAACATCATTAACTCGTCATGTTCATTTTGATGAACGTGGCCTAGGTTTTATGGCCTTAGGATTAGCCAAAGCAACTAATGCACCTGTGGCAATCATTACCACCTCAGGAACAGCAGTTGCCAATTTATATCCAGCCATTGTTGAGGCATGGTTAACCCATGTGCCTTTAATTGTATTGTCAGGCGACCGCCCTAGCGAATTAATTGATTGTGGTGCGAATCAAGCTATTATCCAGCCAGCAATTTTTGCTAATTATGCTGCACAAGTTAACTTACCTACACCAGACTTAGCCTTTCCAGCCAGTGCATTACTGACAACGATTGACCAAGCTATCAGCCAACATCGCCAGCCAGTGCACATTAACTGCATGTATCGTGAACCTTTTTACCCCAATAAAGTCACGAGTTTGCCGCAAACGTTAAAGCAGGCTCCTGTGGTTATTGAGCAATACTTAACACCAATAAGAGCTTGGCTAAATCATCGACATCCTTACAGTTTGTACCACCCACAACAGGGCGCGGTGTTACCGACGGATGACAGCCTGAAGCGCTTTGCTCATGGTAAAGGGGTCATCGTAGTCGGTACATTGTCACCACAAGATAAGCCTGAACAAATTATCGACTTAGCCCAAAAGTTAGCGTGGCCGATTGTGGTCGATGCCCAGTCACAATTGCGTCAACATTCCAGCGTGATAGGCCATGTTGATCAACTGCTACTTAACCCCAAAGCCGCCAAATTACTTGAGCAGGCCGACAGGGTGTTAGTGTTTGGTGGCCGCTTTATTTCTAAACGCCTAATCAACTTTTTGGCCAACCAAACATGGCATTGCTACTGGCAGGTATTGCCTAGCGCAAGCCGTTTAGATCCTAGCCATCAAAGCAAACAGATTTGGCAAACCAGTGTTAGCAATTTTAGTGCGTTGAACTGGCCTCGTTCGTCTAGCGCAGACTGGGGGATAGCGCTACTCAAACACAATGAAGTATTAGAAGCTTTATTTGAGCAACATATTGACCAAACACACTTTGGAGAAGCGCAAACCATTCGCTGGGTGGCGAAACAGCAAAGCGCCGAACATATATTGTTTATAGGTAACAGCTTGCCCATCCGCTTATACGACATGTACGCTCCAATTGGACCTGCATTACCTCAAATTTATACCAACCGTGGTGCATCAGGCATTGATGGCATTATTGCCACCAGCGCAGGAATAGCACTCGATCAACAACGGCCAATGACCCTGATCATTGGGGATATTTCTTGTTTACACGATATCAATTCATTGGCCATGTTAAAGCAAGTTACCAGCCCGTATGTGTTGATTGTATTAAATAACGATGGCGGCAATATTTTTAACTTGTTGCCCGTACCAACAGAAGAACTCAGAGCTGACTTTTATCGTTTATCACACGGATTAGAATTTGGTTATGGCGCAGCCATGTTCGGCTTAGCTTACAGGCAGGTTGACGATTTACAGTCACTCACCGAAGCCTACCAAGAAGCAATGGAGTTTAATTATGCCAGCGTGATTGAGGTGAATGTCAGCCCAAATCAAGCTAGCGATCAAATCAGCCAAATCAGTCAATGGGTGAGACAACACTAA
- the menH gene encoding 2-succinyl-6-hydroxy-2,4-cyclohexadiene-1-carboxylate synthase — translation MTAINRFGNPDLPAMVFLHGFMGAKDDWQALMPILSQHYHCICLDLPGHGSNHLPLPTPGFMASAQDIVDKVTQLGYQQFHLVGYSLGGRIALHIAKFYPKSLLSLTLESAHPGLKTATEKQQRQLSDKQWADKLIHMPLPQFLSQWYQQAVFADLTAQQRQQLIEKRQWNNPQQLQQCYLATSLSLQQDCRDVLSQLPCPSFFIAGEHDHKFQALAKDWQQHLASTSTQLQLSIINGVGHNIHAMQPQVFSDRLLSLLNPEH, via the coding sequence ATGACCGCAATTAACCGCTTCGGTAATCCAGATTTACCCGCCATGGTTTTTTTGCATGGTTTTATGGGAGCAAAAGATGATTGGCAAGCACTCATGCCAATCTTAAGCCAACATTATCATTGTATCTGTTTAGATTTACCCGGCCATGGCAGTAATCATTTGCCGCTGCCTACCCCTGGGTTTATGGCTAGTGCACAAGATATTGTTGATAAAGTAACTCAACTGGGTTACCAACAATTTCATTTAGTGGGTTATTCATTAGGCGGGCGTATCGCTTTGCACATTGCCAAGTTCTACCCAAAATCATTATTAAGTTTAACCTTAGAATCGGCGCATCCTGGGCTAAAAACCGCGACAGAAAAACAACAACGCCAACTAAGTGATAAGCAGTGGGCAGATAAGTTGATACACATGCCATTGCCACAGTTTTTATCCCAGTGGTACCAACAAGCCGTGTTTGCGGATTTAACGGCACAGCAACGGCAACAACTGATTGAAAAGCGCCAGTGGAATAATCCGCAGCAATTACAACAATGTTATCTAGCAACTTCATTAAGCTTGCAGCAAGATTGCCGCGATGTATTGAGTCAATTACCTTGCCCAAGCTTTTTTATTGCCGGAGAGCATGACCATAAATTTCAAGCACTCGCTAAAGATTGGCAACAGCACTTAGCCAGTACGTCAACCCAGTTACAGTTATCGATAATTAACGGCGTGGGTCACAATATTCATGCAATGCAGCCGCAAGTGTTCAGTGACAGGTTATTATCTTTGCTTAACCCTGAGCATTAA
- the menC gene encoding o-succinylbenzoate synthase, whose translation MPMITAFELYQYQIDLTPPLPVAKQRIDHRLGFIVIMMLDDKHQAFAEISPLTGIDIEGLPLTGFSTETQEQVKAELLQIKNQLVQQPLSQLTKLIEQNSRFTGQQRQFASIQFGLSVLAAKCQQQLPARQLPQAAIPLLYCGLTQTEIDNKLADLEHIHSVKIKVAQTDMQSEIAFVHQVLARKPELTLRLDANCGFTPEQAIDFLACLPKQQIEYIEEPCIHSKDNQVVYNQLGIKYALDESLLAADIDYQALLKTQPGIGALILKPMLIGSLDLLQDIVTEAEHCNVRCILSSSLESDVGIDDLRLISQALTPDNPPGLDTLSAFNQQLRLADGSLDMTLLKIIQ comes from the coding sequence ATGCCAATGATCACCGCATTTGAGCTTTATCAATATCAAATTGATTTAACCCCGCCCTTACCTGTTGCTAAACAGCGCATTGACCATCGCCTTGGGTTCATTGTCATCATGATGTTAGATGACAAACATCAGGCTTTTGCTGAAATATCCCCACTGACAGGCATTGATATTGAAGGTTTACCATTAACAGGTTTTAGCACTGAAACCCAAGAGCAGGTCAAAGCTGAGCTATTACAGATTAAAAACCAACTCGTGCAGCAGCCATTATCGCAACTCACCAAGTTAATTGAACAAAACAGCCGTTTTACCGGACAGCAGAGGCAGTTTGCCTCTATTCAATTTGGGTTAAGTGTCCTTGCGGCAAAATGCCAACAACAACTCCCCGCTCGCCAGCTGCCTCAGGCGGCCATTCCATTACTGTATTGTGGTTTAACCCAAACTGAAATTGATAACAAACTTGCGGATTTAGAGCATATACACAGCGTCAAAATAAAAGTGGCACAAACCGATATGCAAAGTGAAATTGCATTTGTGCATCAAGTTTTAGCTCGCAAGCCCGAGTTAACCTTAAGATTAGATGCCAATTGTGGCTTTACTCCTGAACAGGCTATCGACTTTTTAGCCTGCTTGCCCAAACAGCAAATTGAGTACATTGAAGAACCTTGCATTCACAGCAAAGACAATCAGGTGGTCTATAACCAACTAGGCATAAAATATGCCTTAGATGAGAGCTTATTAGCAGCAGATATTGACTATCAAGCCTTACTCAAAACGCAACCGGGTATTGGTGCTTTAATTTTAAAACCTATGTTAATTGGCTCACTCGACTTGCTACAAGATATCGTCACCGAAGCCGAACATTGCAATGTGCGTTGCATTTTAAGCTCCAGCCTTGAAAGCGACGTTGGCATTGACGACCTTAGGTTAATTAGCCAAGCGTTAACACCAGATAACCCACCAGGGCTTGATACATTAAGCGCTTTTAATCAGCAATTACGTTTAGCCGATGGCTCACTTGACATGACACTTTTAAAAATCATTCAATAA